From Elusimicrobiota bacterium:
GAATGATACTGAATACACAGAATTAGAAGAATTTCCCTGTGAACGCTGTGACTCGGCGGTAAAAGAATCCTGTCAAAGACAAAAATCTTATGAGTAAAATTATTGCAATTGCAAACCAAAAAGGTGGGGTAGGTAAAACGACAACCGCGATAAATCTTTCAGCATCTCTGGCAATACTTTCAAATGAAACGCTTCTTATTGATATGGACCCGCAGGCAAATGCGACAAGTGGCTTCGGCATCAAAAAAGAAGAAATAGTATCAAGTATCTATAATGTTCTTATTGATGAGCAACTGCTGGAGAATGTGATTCTGCCGACGGAAATAGAATGGTGTGAGATTGTGCCATCAGGACTGGATTTAGTAGGTGCGGAAGTGGAACTTGTAAATATGCTTGCAAGGGAGACACGACTTAAAAACGCTTTAGCAAAATTTGATAAAGTGTATGACTACATCATAGTTGATTGTCCACCTTCGTTAGGGTTATTGACAGTAAATGCATTGGTTGCCGCACATTCTGTTATAATCCCTATTCAATGTGAGTATTATGCTCTGGAGGGACTTGGACAGTTGCTGAAACTTATAGATGCGTTGAAAAAAACTTTAAATCCTAATCTGTATGTAGAAGGTGTATTGCTAACAATGTATGATGCGAGGGTAAATCTTTCAGGACAGGTGATAGAAGAGATAAAAAAGTATTTTGGCGATAAGGTTTATAAAACAATTATTCCAAGAAATGTTCGGGTGGCAGAGTCGCCCGGTTTTGGCAAACCTGTGGTTCTGTACGACAAAAACTCACGCGGCGCCGAGGCATACTTAAATCTGGCAAAAGAAATGGCAGGAAATAGAAATGAAAAAGAAAATAATTCTGACGGAGATTCCCTATTAGAAGTCAAGTAAAAAATTAAGTTGAGATAGAGGTATCCTGTATCAGATTTGACTGAATTATTCACAGGGTTATTAACAAAAAATTTTTTGAGGACTATCA
This genomic window contains:
- a CDS encoding ParA family protein gives rise to the protein MSKIIAIANQKGGVGKTTTAINLSASLAILSNETLLIDMDPQANATSGFGIKKEEIVSSIYNVLIDEQLLENVILPTEIEWCEIVPSGLDLVGAEVELVNMLARETRLKNALAKFDKVYDYIIVDCPPSLGLLTVNALVAAHSVIIPIQCEYYALEGLGQLLKLIDALKKTLNPNLYVEGVLLTMYDARVNLSGQVIEEIKKYFGDKVYKTIIPRNVRVAESPGFGKPVVLYDKNSRGAEAYLNLAKEMAGNRNEKENNSDGDSLLEVK